AACCTAGAAAGCTGTCCCGCCCGCGTAGCGGGCGGGACAGCTTCTGGTTTTAGGTTTTAATTATGCCTAGCTACTTACAACCTATCAAGTTGATCAACTTGAGATGGGGATAAATCTATGGATTCTGGTTGGAGACGCTCAAATTTTTTATTAGCTTGTAGCCTAGTTCTCTGCTTCAGTACTAAGGTTTATGCAGAGGAGTTACCCAAAAACTTTGATTCACTACAGCCTATTAATCATCAAATTCAGCAAGTTAAGTCACAAAAAACTAAGCAAAAACCCAATACTCAATTACTAAATGCTCAATTACTAATTGCTTCTCAAAATGGCAACCTCAAGGAGGTGCGATCGCTAATTTCCCAAGCAACCGATGTCAATGTCCGCGATGAATATGGATGGACACCGATCCTATGGGCGGCGATGAATGGACATACTGATGTGGTGCGAGTTTTATTAGTGTCAGGTGCAACTCCGAATACGCGCAATAAGTATGGATGGACTCCTCTAATGTGGGCGGCTGGTCAAGGCTATAGCGAAATTGTGCGATCGCTAATTGCCTCAGGAGCGCGGCTAAACGCACAGGATCGCAATGGCTGGACAGCGATGATGTGGGCATGGGATGGCAATCATCAAGAAACGGTCGCAATTTTACGAAATGTGGCTAATGACTAATCAAAATCAAAATATAAGTAGCGGCGCGAAGCGCCGCTACTTGTATTTTTGGTTTTATGTCCTAACCTAACCTTTGCTTGCTATAGAACAAAAATTGAAAGAGGGTTTGGAAACCAAACCCGTACCTTAATAGGTAGGGGCACCCCCCCCGTGGTTACCCTGCTTTGCTAATTCGATCAAAGCTGACTCCAGTTGTGAAGACATCTCAACTTTGCCCGATCGCAAATGTAGATCACGCTGCGGAAAAGGAATCTCGATTTGATTTTGGTTAAGAACTTCATAGATCAAAAAATACAAGTCACTTTTGAGTAAAAATTGTTTGTCTGGTTCCGCAGTCCAAATTAATAGCTCAAAATCTAAGGAGCTATCACCAAACCCTTTGAACAATAGACTAGGAGAAGGAGAAGCTAATACCTTGGGATGTTCGCTAGCAGCTTCTATCAACACTGTCCGCACATGCTGGGGATCGGAGCCATAGGCTACGCCCAATGGTAAATGTATCCTTGAGATCGGGTTGCCATGACTCCAATTAATCACTTCACTATCGAGAAATCGCGAATTCGGCACAATAATGGAGACACGATCTAAGGTGCGAATTTCTGTACTCCTTGCCCCAATTCTTTCGACAGTGCCATGCAAATCTCCGACTTCAATGAAATCCCCCACTTGAATCGGACGCTCAAACACCAAAATTAAGCCGCTACCAAAGTTTTTGGCAATATTTTGTAAGCCAATACCTAAACCAATACTCAAGGCACTAGCCAAAATTGTGAGCGAACTCAAGTCTAGTCCCCAGATCTGCAATAAAACTAATGTGCCGATAAAGATTAGGGTGTACTGCACAATTACCGCGATCGCTTCCTGTGCGCCACGGTTTAGCCCTGCAATACTGAGCACACGGTCTTTAAAGATATCAATAAATGCTCTGACGAGAAGTATTAGTCCAAATAGGAGTGCGCCTAAAATCGATAGATTGATGATTGAATAGGAGCTTTTGCCAAGGGTCAAGATGGGCGCATTAAAACTAGATGTTAAAACATCGCGAATTTGTTGGCTGATGGCGCGAGAATCGGGGAAAAGATCAGCAATGTAGAGGATCGCCGCCACCCAAACGGAGATACGGGTGATCGACAAAATTACTGTAAAAAATAAATCTAGTCCCTTCGTAATTGACTCGCGTTCCGTACCTTCTAACTTCCGTTTGAGTGTGCGCGATAAGTACCGCCGCAACATTCCCAAGCCCCAAGAAAGAGCGATCGCGCCCACAATAATTACAATAGGCAAAATGATCATAAAGTTATGTTCTTTGGTGATTGCTCATAGACATATGAATCAATATAATTCTCTACCAATGGATTTACAGCACTTTTATTTCCTTGTATTACCATTGACATGACTGGTATTTGGTCAGCCCACCTGAGTGGGTTAGAGGGGCTGTTCAGCGCGACAGATACATGGTCATTAAAACTGACCGCGATCGCCGCCTTACTACCAGAATCCATAGCCCTAGCTTTAATCATGCGGCGGTCTAGCCAAACGCAAGAGTAGATACAATACGCATTTATTGCAAATTAGAGACTTGGGCTTGGAGACCAAGCCCCTACCTATCCAAAGATGTAGATACTGTCTTGAGTACCAAAAAGTCAAGAGGGAATTTTAACAAAATTAGGATCGAAAGAACGCTGAGACTTGAGAACACCAAAGACCTGTCGTAACAGCTTGTGCATTACAGCACCAATGACGGACATTTTGGACTTACCCTTAGCAGTAAGGCGATCGCAGAAAGCGACAATCGGCGAATTATAACGACGAGCAACAATCGCAGGCATAAACAAAGCTTTACGCAAACGTGAATTACCAATTTTTGACAAGCGCGGTTTGCCATGAATCGAAGAGCCAGAAGAGAATTCACGCGGAGTTAAACCCGCAAAAGCGGCTAATTGATCAGCCGTATCAAAAGCAGAAATATCCCGAATTTCCGCCAGTAATACAGTTGCAGTCAATTCAGCAATACCTGGAATGGAAGTCAACAAATCCCGTTGCGATTTCAAATGAGGATGTTGATCAAAGTGCTGACGGATCAATTTTTTGGTCATCTCAATTTGCTCCTTGAGGAAGTCAATGTGGGTGTTAATTGCTTCAACCAAAATTGGATCAGCCGTAGCAAGACGATTTTGCTCTTGTTGCTGCATGGCGGTTAAGCTATCTAAACGATGTACTAATGCTTGGAGTTGCTCAATTTCTAATGCTGGTGGTGTCCAAGCAGCAGGCTTTAAGGCAGCACAAAATCTAGCAATAACTTTGGCATCAGCACGGTCTGTCTTTGTACGACTTAACTCGCTCTTGCCAAAGGCTTTGGGACGTGATGGATTGACGATACTTACTTTGTACCCTGCGGCTACTAAGAATCGGGCTAAGGCATTGCCATAAGTGCTGGTGGCTTCCATACAGCTATGTAAATTTTTTACACTTTGAATGTTTAGCCATTCTTGTAGTTCGACAAATCCTTCGGGATTATTGTTAAATACTTTGTTCTTAATCTTGGCGTTGTCTTGAATTAGGGCAACATCAAACTTGGCTTTACTGATGTCTATGCCTAAAACATCACATACTTCATTGCTATTGTTCATAGGTGCTTGCAGTTTTTTTGCTAGATTTATCCATCAAGCAATCAGTGGTATTGAACTATCCTTGTGAATACAGGTTTACCCATTGGGCGACCTCTGATACTGTCCAGTCTTTACTTGTTTCCACTGTTTAAGCAGAGACGACTCTATCTACATTACGGGCTTGGTGTCCCTAGGGGTTGAACGAGTTTATCTCTGCTTTTGCTTTTTCGGATTTGAGTAAAGATTTTATCCTTTACTTTTCTTCCTAGATACAAGGGGTTTGGTCTCCAAACCCAAGTCTTCTTGTTTTTTGGTCTTATAGCAATGTAAGTCTTAAAACCCAAAATATGAGTGGCGGCGCTTCGCGCCGCCACTCATATTTTGGGTTTTGATTTGTCCTAGCTATCTCTTACATTGCTATAGCGCTCCTAAATGATTTGTAAGATTTTGAGTGTTGTGAGAGTGCGCCCCGAAGGGGCGCACTCTCACAACACATTTAGGATTGCTATATAGATATTGAGAAGAAACTTTTTGTAAATTACCATCGTCCTTGAGTGCATTAACGTAATATGTTGCAGACAACTTAAAACATCAGACCAAATTTAGATTAAGTATTTAGATTAAGTCCGAGTTGAATTTGTCAGAATATCTAAAGATACGATCTAAACTTTGCTAACTACTTATAGCCTGATATTTTCGGGGAAATTTATGAACCGCTCTTTGAAATTTTTATCCGTATCTCTGTTAACAGCACTGATCACCGCCGCTACAGTGATGCCTAGCTTTGCCGCAGATCCATTCCGCTCCCAAAATGCTCGGGCGATCGGTCGCGAAACCCAGAAAGCCTTTGAATTAATGTTCAAAGATGGAAATTATACGGCTGCATTAAAGCAGTTGGATTTAGCTGTGAGAACTGAAGCAAACGAGCCACTGTTATTCGCTTTACGCGCTTCTACCTTCTATGCCAGCGAAGACTACTTAGGAATGCGCGTGGCTGGACAGCGCGTTCGCACTAATGCCAAGGCCTTGATGGGTAAAGATAACCTCAGAGCTTATATCTACCTTGCTGCAAGTGATTTGATTGAGGCAGGATATATTGTCAAAACTGAAGGCTTATCCAGTGCGCCTAAGGCTTTGCCACTAGTGCAAAGCGTTTTTGACAACATCCAAAAAGCCAAGGATATTTCCCCCAATGACCCTGAGCTAAATTTGATCAAAGGCTATATTGACATGCTAATTGCATCAGTATTACCTATGTCCGACCTTGAAACAGCTTTGGAAAGCCTAAAGCAATTTGCAGCGCCTGATTACCTGAAATGGCGTGGCATAGCTCTAGCCTATCGTGATGCTCGCAAGCCCGATCTTGCTCTAGACGCAGTAAACAAAGCTCTTGTCTCTGCTCCCAATAATCCAGAGCTACATTACCTAAAAGGACAAGTGTTATGGATGCAAAGCGACAGCAATATTCCGATCGCCAAGAATCAATTTGAGCTTGCTCTAAGTAAGTCTAAGCAACTGAATCCAAGCCTGCTCGAAGAGATTCGTGGACAATGCCGCAACATCTCTGGCGGTGTAGCTTGTCCTGAACAGACCAAATAAACTAAAAAAAGCGTTGCGAAGCAACGCTTTTTTTAGTTACAGCTTATCGAGGCTTTATAGCAAAGCAAAAGTTAGTTCGTACAAACCAAAACCCAAGAAACGAGTGGCGGCGCAAAGCGCCGCCACTCGTTTCTTGGGTTTTAAGTCAGCGCTTCGCGCTGAAGTGGTTAAGAAATGGCGATCGCTATAAACACTACAAGTCAGAAAACCAAGCAAGGTATAGCTGTCGCCATTCTTGTTAGGGCATAAAACCCAAATAGTGTGAGGCGGCGCGAAGCGCCGCCTCACACTATTTGGGTTTTGATTTGTCCTGATACAGGTGGCTATAGCTATATTATAAAAAGTAAGGTCAATTCATGAATTGACCCTACTTTTTTATCCAAAGCAAAAAGAAAGCAAAAAACTCATGGCGCAAGACATTAAACTGATCGTGGTAGATATCGATGGCACGATTAGTGGTGATGCCAATCAGGTCAATGATGCAGTCAAGCAAGCGGTAAAAGCGGCTCAGGCTAAAGGTGTAAAGGTAGCGATCGCCACGGGTAGAATGTATCGCTCGGCGGTACGATTCCACGAACTGATCGCTTCAGATATGCCATTGATTTCCTACCAAGGCGCATTCATTAAAGATCCCAAAACTGATGAATTAGTTGGACATTGGCCAGTTGAACTGGAACAAGCGCTCTCTTTGCTCGATGATCTAGGAGAATTTGCAACTAATGACAAGCTTTCGATTCATATTTATGTGAATGATGAACTCTACGTGCGGAAAATGACCGCCCAAACTCAAGCCTATGCGGAACGCTCTAAGGTTGGAGTCACAGTAGTCGGTGATTTGCGAGAATTCCTCACTAGTAAAAGTACTGACCATCCACCAACCAAGATTCTTGCCTTGAGTGATACTGCGGAACTGGTGACAGAAATGCTCCGAGTTCTCAAAGATCGCTATACACCGCAACAACTCTATCTCACTAAATCTGTGGCTACTTTCTTTGAAGCGACTAATCCGATCGCCAATAAAGGAACTGCGGTTAAGCATTTAGCTGAGAATATCTTGGGATTTGACCGATCGCAGGTTTTAGCGATCGGTGATAATTTCAACGATTTAGAAATGATCGAATACGCAGGTATTGGCGTAGTTATGGGTAATGCCCCTGAAGGTTTAAAACCTCTTGGGGATTGGGTTGCGCCTACTGTGGAAGAGGATGGAGCGGCTGTAGCGATCGGTAAATTTGTGCTTTAGCTAGTCTGTTAAAAAAGCGTTGCTTTGCAACGCTTTTTTATTCGGGTTCAATCCCCGCAGCCCGAAGTTGTGCTAGAAAGCGCTCAGCGCGTTGATATTCTTTGGTAGCTCGTTGACTCTCGATCTCGGCACGTTCTGAGCCTGTGATTAACAAGTTACCTTGGGCATCCCACCAACGCAGCCAATGTAATTCTAGATTTTGATAAAGTCCCTGCCAAATGCCAATTTCTACACCAAGTTGCTCAATTGGATAATGTCCACGGGCATTAGCTGTTACTAATTCAAATCTATTCTCGACCAGTCGATATAGCTCGACGCTGGCAGTTTGGACTTCGTAAATGCCATAAAAAGCGGGACGAATTACCTGCTCATAGATAAAAAATTTGCCAGTCCAAGGAGTTTTATCTCTTTCTTCTTTACCACTACCAGAGACAAATTCTAAAATAATTAACGGTGCGATAAACTCTTGCCATAGGACATAAGACCTGCGTGGAATCCCATTCAGCAAAGGCGGTACATTCGGTACATAAAACCAGTCGGGAGCCTCTGCGCCTTTTTCGGGAGGCTCAGTCATCCGCCAATAGATGCCACTATCTTGCCCGATCGCATATTGCCCGTCAGGATGAATTTGGTGTAATACAGGTTCTAGAGAGTCAGTGAGGAGAATACTTTGGGGATGTTCTTGAAAATTCTTCACAAATGTACCATCAGACTCTGGCAGTTGGGTATGATCGGGCAGTACAACAGGTTCTATAGATGGATCAATTGTGAAAGTCATGACTTTCTACCTCAATGGCATTGTGTTTATATTATAAGATGATTAAAAATATTGCTAAGTATTTTTGTCAAAGTAAAAAATGCTGTAATCACCATTAAGAAACCATTTAAGAATTGCTTTCTGCGGTTAACGCCTTCAAGAGATCCCCCCAGCCCCCCCCTTTACAAGGGGGGGCTGGGGGGATCTAGACAATCCTTAAAAAGGTTCTAAGTCTCCCCAATTGTCTGAGCAAAGTATATGACTATCCTTCAGCCTCAAGAGATTGTTAATCAACGTTATCAGCTAGAGCGTCAACTTGGGCAAAATGCAGGTCGTGAGACTTGGCTAGCTAAGGATTTGCAGAAAGAGAATGAATTGGTGGTGGTTAAGTTATTAGCTTTTGGAGGTAACGTGCAATGGGAAGATTTGAAACTATTTGAGAGGGAAGCCAATGTTCTCAAACAGTTGAATCATCCACGTATTCCTAAATATCGCGATTACTTTTCGATAGACGATCGCTCTTTGTGGTTTGGATTGGTACAGGAATATATTCAAGGGGATTCGCTGCGAGAATATATTACCAAAGGACATAAATTTACTGAGTCACAAGTTAAGAAAATTGCGATCTCAATTTTAGAAATCCTCATCTATCTCCATGAACTCAGTCCTCAAGTTCTCCATCGCGATATTAAACCTAGTAACTTGATCTTAACTAAAAGTGAAGGCGAAACTCCAAATATTTACTTGGTAGATTTTGGTGCAGTACAAGACAGAGCAAGCGCCGAAGGTAAATCCTTTACCGTTGTGGGAACCTATGGCTATGCACCAATGGAGCAGTATGGTGGTCGGGCGGTTGCAGCTTCTGATCTCTATGCGTTAGGGGCAACGTTAATTTATTTGTTGACGGGGATATCACCTGCGGATTTACCACAGGATGATGAAGCCAAAATAATTTTTCGCGATCGCACCAGTGCTAGTCCTGACTTTGTGGAATGGATTCAGACCTTAGTAGAACCATTACTGAAAAAACGTTATGCATCGGCTCAAATGGCTTTAGAAGCGCTAGTTCACCCTAAACCCAAAAGGCAATCAAGAGTCGAGCAGGTTGTTCCGAGTATTCAATCTGTTAAGGTGAACACCATTAGAAACTATGCTCCAGAAAACACAAACATTCAAGTTGAAAAGTCAGAACATTATTTTCAGATTTTAATCCCTAACAAGATGCCATCAGCAATTTTGTTGCTAGGAATGATATCGTTAATCACTTTGTTCTTTGTTACAACATTTGTCCCCTACTTGCTTATCACAAGACTTAGCCCCATAGTTGTTGTAATTCTATTAACGATTGTCGGATTGATTTTGTGCAAGCTTTTACAACTTCTCACCACATCTAAGTTTGAAATTAATGGGCAAGAAGTCATCTTAAGTCGCTACATATTTGGTAAATGCTATTGGCGTGATCAACAGACTGGAAATAGTTCCATTTATGTTGAACCAAATTGGATCATGATGCGAAACAGATATAACAACAATCTATTTGGCTGGTTGGTGTGGCTAAGTAATGAAAAAAATGATGATAACTCGCTCAATTCCAATGTCAAAATACATATCCAAGATGAGACTCATTTAATATCTGCCAATGATCTGCGACCAACCGAAGTGATGTGGTTAATTGAAATGATTAATAATTTTAGAAACAGTCGTTAGTTAATATGAGATATCTTTCTATGGCAATCACGTCCTCATTAATCAGGTTGATATCGATCAAATTGATCGGCATATCCGCCTTCGCGATCGCAGGTTGCTCTAATCCCTTTGCCACGGCAAATGTACCTGATCAAGTGCGAATTGGTACTTTCAATCTAGGCAATTTTGATGGAACAAACAATCCAAAACTAGAAGCAGTCAGCCAGATTATCGAACGTAATTTTGATGCGATCGGCTTACAAGAAATTAGTCCATTGGGAGCCGAAAAACTTAAGGAGCAGTTGAATAAAAGTAAACAATGGGAATTTGTCTTAGGAGATACGGGCAGTAAACAAAGAGTGGCTCTGTTCTATCGCAAAGACTTGATCTCGGCTCAAAAGGTGACTGAATGGCAAAAAGTAAACATCACAGGGACTTTGCGATCGCCGCTTGTGACCTTTGTGAAAACAGGCGCGAACTTTGACTTCACCTTAGTGGTTGTACATCAAAAGGGAGGTGGTGGCAAAGAGGCCGATCGCTTACGCCAAAATCAAAGCGATCGCTTGCGCCAAGAAGTAGATAACTATCAAAAGAATCCGCAATCTGATCCCGATTTAATTCTAGTCGGTGATTTTAATAGTCCAACTTGGGCTGATCAAAATCGGGGCTTACGGGATGCACCACTGACTTTCTTGACTAGAGATATTGAAACGGGCAAAAAGGAGAACTGCTTAAAAAGACGTGGTCAGCCTAAAACTCCTGATGGTCGTCCGCGCTATACCAATCGAGGCACTGGTTGCGTCATCGATCATATTGCAATTTCTAAAGCTCCTAAAGGAGCAGAAGAAGAATACATAGCCCAATCAGTTCAGATTCTCGATCCACAAAAGGATCTGGGCTTTGATAGCGATCGTACCTATTTTGCGAAAGTATCCGATCACTTGCCCGTGCGAGCAGTCTTTCGCAGTAGATAAATAACGTGAATTCGATATAGCCATTTGCAGCGTGCTTAGCACGCCGCAAATGGCTATATCGAACTGACGTTGAATTAAAACCCAAACTCAGTAAGGGTAAAAAAACAAAATTGCGTAGCCATTTTGTTTTTTGGTAGTTAGATGTAATACATAGTTGTAGCCATTTGACGCTGGCGTTGCCGATCGCATAAATCCTTGAGCGTACAGCCATCTAACACAGCAGAAGCTGACTTTTGGGCGGCTTCCCATACTTCATGGATTACCGAAAGAGACGCGCTTTCATTGCCTGACTTACTACTTTTTTCCGCGATCGTATCGTATCCCTCAATTCCCCGAATGATTTCTAGTAAACTTATTTCCCAAGGCTCTCGTGCAAGGATATAGCCACCCTTAGCCCCCCGTTGACTCTTAACTAAGCCTTGACGCTTTAAAGTCGCGAGTAACTGTTCCAAATAGCGATCGGGAATATTTTGTTGGTTCGCAATTTGACGAATCTGGAGAGGCTGATCGATCGCAAAATGATTAGCTAGCTCAAGCATAGCCAAAATTGCATATTCACTCTTTAAAGAAAGTTCCACAACAGACCGTAATTTTTGTTTAAAAAATTTTTCTTAACTGTTTACTATGATACTACGGTATTGCACTGTAAATTTAGAGCAAATACGCTCTAATACTAAAACACGAAATGGCTATACTTTTGTGATTTGGTATAAAGCCGAAAAATTAAAGCGCTTCTGCGATTTTATCGCTTTATACCAAATCAAGAAATGGCGTAGCCATTTCTTGATTAAAAAACTTACTGGCTTTTGGTTTCAATTCACAAAGGTGTTGCAACACCTTTGTGAATTGGCATTACTCCTTTACGGGCTGAATAAATCTACTATTTGCCCTCACATAACATGCTTCTGATGTTGAAGGTCTATAACGAACTTGCATCCAAGGTCTTCCATTTTTATCACGAGCATTTATTAAAACTTCATCAGACCCACCCCGACCGATTTGTACTTCTATAATTTCATTGGCAGCATAAGTACGTTGAACAGGACTATCTATACTTGGCTCTTTACGACAATTGAGCCCCTCAACAACTACTCTCCAGAGCGATCCTGTCCCATATCTATCTCCTCTTGGAGATTTTACATTAGTTTCATTTCTGTAGTAGTTGCCCTGTTTATCTGGGACGGCAACCTCGGCTTGGACAACGTTGACCGGCAATAATGTCACTGGCAAGACAGCGAGTAGCAACATAGAATGTTTCAGGTAGATAGAAATTGTATTTAAACAATTACTTGGAAAAATATTCATATTATTTAGAAGAATGTCCCATGGTCAGTAGGTTGTATGAACGGTTCTAAAAATGCAATAACTGTATCAAATTTGACGCAAGCAATTACGCTTTTGTTGCGGGATGAAATAGGAATTGTGCGCGTGACGGGGGAAATTTCTGGTTTCACAACCGCAGCCTCTGGACATCGATATTTTACGATCAAAGATGAGTCAGCCCAGATCGATTGTGTGATGTGGGCTAGCCGTACCATAGCCTTTCGTCCCAAAAGTGGAATGCAAGTCGTTGTCCAAGGTCGGCTAACGGTGTATGCAACCCGTGGTAAATATCAGATCGATTGCGATCGCATGACTGCCGCAGGACAAGGTGACTTATATCTAGCCTTTGCGGCGATGAAGGAAGATCTAGCGGAACGCGGATATTTTGATCCAGAACGCAAGCGAGAGATTCCTGCTTTTCCTTTGAAAATAGGGGTGGTCACGTCACCGACTGGAGCCGTAATTCAAGATATTCTCAGTACGCTAAAGCGGCGATCACCCCATTGCGAGGTTTATTTATGTCCAGCCACAGTGCAAGGGGAGTCTGCACCTGAAGAAATTGCAGCGGCGATCGCCGCTTTGCAAAATACCGATGCCGATGTGTTGATCGTGGGGCGTGGTGGTGGCTCGATTGAGGATCTTTGGGCGTTTAATACAGGGCAAGTTGCCGAGGCAATTTTTCATTCACGGATTCCCGTTATTTCTGCGGTTGGACATGAAACCGACTTTACGATCGCTGATTTTGTGGCAGATTTACGGGCTGCTACACCAACGGCGGCGGCGGAACTGGTAACGCAATGCGATCGCGAAACCCTATGGCAACAGATTACCGCTTGGGAAAATCGCCTAAATCGCATTGTTCAATTAGAAATACAGAAATACGATCAACGTTTGAATGCACTCATCAATAGTTATGCATTTCAAAATTTTGGCGATCGCCTCCATGATCGCGCTCAACAGTTAGACGAAGCTGATCAAACTATGCAAAAGTCTCTGCTTCGTCATTTGCGCCAAACCACCAATAAACTTGAAAGCATCACCGCCCATCTGCGATCGCTACATCCCCTATCACCATTACAGCGTGGTTTTGCTTTGTTGCGCTCGGGCGATCGCCTGCTTAGCAATGATGATTCACTCACTGTATTTGATACAGTGGAAATTGTGCGGCGCTCGGAAATTGCCCAAGCCAAGATTGAAAAAGTAACTGATAAAGAGTAATTGATAAAGTATATGACCGACCAGAATAAATCACCAAAGAAACTACCAGATTTAAGCTTTGAAGAACAGATGCAGCGTCTCGAAGAAATAGTGGAAATTCTCGATGATGGGGAAGCCGCCCTAGATGAAATGCTATCTCTTTACGAAGAAGGGATGAAGCGATCGCAATATTGCCGTGAATATCTAGAAAAAGCTGAACAGAAAGTTACCTTAATTCAAAGTAGTAGTGTATAGAAAACAACCTGAATTTATCCAAAATTCTCATTAAAAGAATAAGAATCTAATTCCTTTAATGTATACTAAAAA
This genomic stretch from Pseudanabaena galeata CCNP1313 harbors:
- a CDS encoding serine/threonine protein kinase — its product is MLQPQEIVNQRYQLERQLGQNAGRETWLAKDLQKENELVVVKLLAFGGNVQWEDLKLFEREANVLKQLNHPRIPKYRDYFSIDDRSLWFGLVQEYIQGDSLREYITKGHKFTESQVKKIAISILEILIYLHELSPQVLHRDIKPSNLILTKSEGETPNIYLVDFGAVQDRASAEGKSFTVVGTYGYAPMEQYGGRAVAASDLYALGATLIYLLTGISPADLPQDDEAKIIFRDRTSASPDFVEWIQTLVEPLLKKRYASAQMALEALVHPKPKRQSRVEQVVPSIQSVKVNTIRNYAPENTNIQVEKSEHYFQILIPNKMPSAILLLGMISLITLFFVTTFVPYLLITRLSPIVVVILLTIVGLILCKLLQLLTTSKFEINGQEVILSRYIFGKCYWRDQQTGNSSIYVEPNWIMMRNRYNNNLFGWLVWLSNEKNDDNSLNSNVKIHIQDETHLISANDLRPTEVMWLIEMINNFRNSR
- the xseA gene encoding exodeoxyribonuclease VII large subunit; its protein translation is MNGSKNAITVSNLTQAITLLLRDEIGIVRVTGEISGFTTAASGHRYFTIKDESAQIDCVMWASRTIAFRPKSGMQVVVQGRLTVYATRGKYQIDCDRMTAAGQGDLYLAFAAMKEDLAERGYFDPERKREIPAFPLKIGVVTSPTGAVIQDILSTLKRRSPHCEVYLCPATVQGESAPEEIAAAIAALQNTDADVLIVGRGGGSIEDLWAFNTGQVAEAIFHSRIPVISAVGHETDFTIADFVADLRAATPTAAAELVTQCDRETLWQQITAWENRLNRIVQLEIQKYDQRLNALINSYAFQNFGDRLHDRAQQLDEADQTMQKSLLRHLRQTTNKLESITAHLRSLHPLSPLQRGFALLRSGDRLLSNDDSLTVFDTVEIVRRSEIAQAKIEKVTDKE
- a CDS encoding Sll0314/Alr1548 family TPR repeat-containing protein, with protein sequence MNRSLKFLSVSLLTALITAATVMPSFAADPFRSQNARAIGRETQKAFELMFKDGNYTAALKQLDLAVRTEANEPLLFALRASTFYASEDYLGMRVAGQRVRTNAKALMGKDNLRAYIYLAASDLIEAGYIVKTEGLSSAPKALPLVQSVFDNIQKAKDISPNDPELNLIKGYIDMLIASVLPMSDLETALESLKQFAAPDYLKWRGIALAYRDARKPDLALDAVNKALVSAPNNPELHYLKGQVLWMQSDSNIPIAKNQFELALSKSKQLNPSLLEEIRGQCRNISGGVACPEQTK
- a CDS encoding RrF2 family transcriptional regulator — protein: MELSLKSEYAILAMLELANHFAIDQPLQIRQIANQQNIPDRYLEQLLATLKRQGLVKSQRGAKGGYILAREPWEISLLEIIRGIEGYDTIAEKSSKSGNESASLSVIHEVWEAAQKSASAVLDGCTLKDLCDRQRQRQMATTMYYI
- a CDS encoding Uma2 family endonuclease, with amino-acid sequence MTFTIDPSIEPVVLPDHTQLPESDGTFVKNFQEHPQSILLTDSLEPVLHQIHPDGQYAIGQDSGIYWRMTEPPEKGAEAPDWFYVPNVPPLLNGIPRRSYVLWQEFIAPLIILEFVSGSGKEERDKTPWTGKFFIYEQVIRPAFYGIYEVQTASVELYRLVENRFELVTANARGHYPIEQLGVEIGIWQGLYQNLELHWLRWWDAQGNLLITGSERAEIESQRATKEYQRAERFLAQLRAAGIEPE
- a CDS encoding Cof-type HAD-IIB family hydrolase; protein product: MAQDIKLIVVDIDGTISGDANQVNDAVKQAVKAAQAKGVKVAIATGRMYRSAVRFHELIASDMPLISYQGAFIKDPKTDELVGHWPVELEQALSLLDDLGEFATNDKLSIHIYVNDELYVRKMTAQTQAYAERSKVGVTVVGDLREFLTSKSTDHPPTKILALSDTAELVTEMLRVLKDRYTPQQLYLTKSVATFFEATNPIANKGTAVKHLAENILGFDRSQVLAIGDNFNDLEMIEYAGIGVVMGNAPEGLKPLGDWVAPTVEEDGAAVAIGKFVL
- a CDS encoding mechanosensitive ion channel family protein — translated: MIILPIVIIVGAIALSWGLGMLRRYLSRTLKRKLEGTERESITKGLDLFFTVILSITRISVWVAAILYIADLFPDSRAISQQIRDVLTSSFNAPILTLGKSSYSIINLSILGALLFGLILLVRAFIDIFKDRVLSIAGLNRGAQEAIAVIVQYTLIFIGTLVLLQIWGLDLSSLTILASALSIGLGIGLQNIAKNFGSGLILVFERPIQVGDFIEVGDLHGTVERIGARSTEIRTLDRVSIIVPNSRFLDSEVINWSHGNPISRIHLPLGVAYGSDPQHVRTVLIEAASEHPKVLASPSPSLLFKGFGDSSLDFELLIWTAEPDKQFLLKSDLYFLIYEVLNQNQIEIPFPQRDLHLRSGKVEMSSQLESALIELAKQGNHGGGAPTY
- a CDS encoding transposase codes for the protein MNNSNEVCDVLGIDISKAKFDVALIQDNAKIKNKVFNNNPEGFVELQEWLNIQSVKNLHSCMEATSTYGNALARFLVAAGYKVSIVNPSRPKAFGKSELSRTKTDRADAKVIARFCAALKPAAWTPPALEIEQLQALVHRLDSLTAMQQQEQNRLATADPILVEAINTHIDFLKEQIEMTKKLIRQHFDQHPHLKSQRDLLTSIPGIAELTATVLLAEIRDISAFDTADQLAAFAGLTPREFSSGSSIHGKPRLSKIGNSRLRKALFMPAIVARRYNSPIVAFCDRLTAKGKSKMSVIGAVMHKLLRQVFGVLKSQRSFDPNFVKIPS
- a CDS encoding ankyrin repeat domain-containing protein translates to MDSGWRRSNFLLACSLVLCFSTKVYAEELPKNFDSLQPINHQIQQVKSQKTKQKPNTQLLNAQLLIASQNGNLKEVRSLISQATDVNVRDEYGWTPILWAAMNGHTDVVRVLLVSGATPNTRNKYGWTPLMWAAGQGYSEIVRSLIASGARLNAQDRNGWTAMMWAWDGNHQETVAILRNVAND
- a CDS encoding endonuclease/exonuclease/phosphatase family protein: MAITSSLIRLISIKLIGISAFAIAGCSNPFATANVPDQVRIGTFNLGNFDGTNNPKLEAVSQIIERNFDAIGLQEISPLGAEKLKEQLNKSKQWEFVLGDTGSKQRVALFYRKDLISAQKVTEWQKVNITGTLRSPLVTFVKTGANFDFTLVVVHQKGGGGKEADRLRQNQSDRLRQEVDNYQKNPQSDPDLILVGDFNSPTWADQNRGLRDAPLTFLTRDIETGKKENCLKRRGQPKTPDGRPRYTNRGTGCVIDHIAISKAPKGAEEEYIAQSVQILDPQKDLGFDSDRTYFAKVSDHLPVRAVFRSR